Within the Comamonadaceae bacterium OTU4NAUVB1 genome, the region CCAGGTCTTCGCCGGCGAGATGGGAGCGCGCCTGAGCACGACGCTGCCCGGCCACGACATCGACCTGTTCGACGACTTCTGCGAGCACCTGCTGGTGCGCCACGAGGCCACGGGCGAGGTCATCGGCACCTACCGCGTGCTGACCCCGGCGCAGGCCCGGCGCATCGGCAGCACCTACAGCGACACCGAATTCGACCTGACGCGGCTGCGCGAGGTGCGCGAGCGCATGGTCGAACTCGGGCGCAGCTGCGTGCACCGCGACCACCGCCAGGGCGGCGTGATCCTGGCGCTGTGGGGGGCGCTGGCCGGCTTCATGCACCGCAACCGCCTCGACGTCATGATCGGTTGCGCCAGCATCCCCATGTCGCACAACGGCGTGAACTGCGGCGACGCCGCCGCGAGCATCTGGCGCCAGCTCTCGGCCGGGCACATGGCGCCGGTGCGCTACCACGTGCAGCCGCGCCTGGCCCTGCCGGTCGACCGGCTCGACGGCACGCTCGACGTCGAGCCGCCCGCGCTCATCAAGGGCTACCTGCGCCTGGGCGCGAAGGTGCTCGGCGCGCCGGCCTGGGACCCGGACTTCAACACCGCCGACCTGCCCATGCTGATGCGCATCGGCGACCTGCCGCCGCGCTATCGCCGGCACTTCCTCGGCCACTGAGCGCAGGCCGCGGCGACGCGGGCGCGGCGTCACGAAACCGACATGCAACTTGGTCACAATCTTCGGCTTTGCCCGACCGACGCCACGCGGGCCGCCCCGCCCGCGACGTCCTCCTCCGTGACCATGCAGCCTCCCGCGGTACCGATTCCAGCCGAGATCTCCGTTCCTCCCGCCACCACGGCCCCGGCACCCGCCACGGCCGTGCCCAAGCTGGTGCTGCTGGACCGCGACCACAGCATCCTCGCCTTCAACCGGCGCGTGCTCGACTGGGCACGCCGCCCCGAGGTGCCGCTGATCGAGCGCCTGCGCTACCTGTGCATCGTGTCGTCCAACCTCGACGAGTTCTTCGAGGTCAGGGCCGCCGCGCACCTGATCGCCGCGACCACCGGTCAGGCGCCGGGTGGCGCGTCGCTCGATGCGTTCGAGCGGCTGGCCACGACCGCGCACGCCACCGTGGCCGAGCAGTACGCGCTCTACAACGACGCGCTGATGCCGGCCTTCGCCGAGCACGGCGTCCACATCATCTCGCACGGCGAACGCAACCCGACGCAGCGCAAGTGGGTGCAGGAGTACTTCGAGCGCGAGGTGCGTCCGCTGCTCATCCCGGTCGGGCTCGACCCCTCCCACCCGTTCCCGCAGGTGGCCAACAAGTCGCTCAACTTCATCGTGCGCCTGAGCGGCAAGGACGCCTTCGGGCGCGAGAACCCGATCGCGATCCTGAAGGTGCCGCGCGTGCTGCCGCGCGTGATCCGCATGCCGGCGAAGGTCTCGGGCGGGCGCACGCTGTTCGTGGCGCTCTCCAGCATCGTGCGCGCGCACCTCTCCAGCATGTTCCCGGGGCGCGAGGTGGGCGATTTCTCCCAGTTCCGCGTCACGCGCAACTCCGACCTGTCCGTGGACGAGGAGGACGTGAAGAACCTGCGCACGGCGCTGCGCCAGGGTCTGGAGCACCGGCACTTCGGGCAGGCGGTGCGGCTGGAGGTGTCGGCGAGTTGCGCCGAGTCGCTCGCGAGCTTCCTGCTCGCGCAGTTCAACCTGCCCGAGCGCGCGCTCTACCGCGTCCACGGTCCCGTCAACCTGGCGCGACTCACGCAGCTGATCGACCTGCTGGGCGAGCCCGCCTTCAAGGCGCTGCGGTTCGTGCCCTACAAGGCGTCCTACCCGGTCACGCTGTCGCCCGGGCAATCGTCCTTCGACCGTCTGCTGCGCGGCGACGTGCTGATCCACCAGCCCTTCGAGAGCTTCGACGGCGTGCTGGCCTTCCTGCGCGAGGCGGTGCAGGACCCGCAGGTGCTGGCCATCAAGCAGACCATCTACCGCACCGGCGCCGATTCCGAGATGATGGAGCTGCTGCGCGAGGCCGTGCGCCGCGGCAAGGAAGTCATGGCGGTGGTCGAGCTCAAGGCCCGCTTCGACGAGGAGGCCAACATCAACTGGGCCGAGATGCTCGAGTCGATCGGCGCCCAGGTGGTGTATGGCGTGGTGGGCCTGAAGACGCACGCCAAGATGCTTCTGGTGACGCGGCGCGAGGGCAAGCAGCTGCGCCGCTACGGCCACCTCTCCACCGGCAACTACAACCCGCGCACCGCGGCGCTCTACACGGACATCAGCCACCTCACGGCCGACCCGCTGCTGACGGCCGACATGGACGCCGTGTTCGTGCATCTGGCCGGCCAGAGCCGCCTGCCCAAGCTCAACCGGATGTGGGTCGCGCCGTTCGACCTGCACCGCAACCTGGTCACGCAGATCGACGCCATCGGCGCGGCCGCCGAACGCGGCGAGCCCACCCGCATCGTCGCCAAGATGAACGCCCTGACCGACGACCTGCTCGTCGCGGCACTGGTGCGGGCCGGCCAGAAGGGCGTGCGGATCGACCTCGTCGTGCGCGGCGCCTGCACGCTGCCCGCGCAGCTGCCGGGGCTGACCGACAACATCCGCGTGCGCTCGGTGATCGGCCGCTTCCTGGAGCATTCGCGGGTGTTCTATTTCCGCAACGGCGCCGACGAGTCGCTCTACCTGTCGAGCGCCGACTGGATGAACCGCAACATGATGCGGCGCATCGAGCTGGCCTGGCCGGTGACCGACCCGGTGCTGCGTCAGCGGATCATCGACGAGTGCCTGGTGGCCTACCTGCACGACGGCCGCGACGCCTGGGACCTGGGCGCCGACGGCGTCTACCGCCGCGTCGACGGAGACACGCACCCGCTCGAGGAGGGCGCGTCGCGCCGCATCGAGGCGCACGGCGCGCAGCGCGCGCTCATGGACCGCTACGGCGCGCGCAACGGCGACCGTGCCACCTGAAACCCCCCACCTTCGAGAGGAACGAGTTCATGGACCTGATTTTCTGGCGCCACGCCGAGGCCGAGGACTGGACCGACGGCTGCGACGACCTGCAGCGCGTGCTCACGCCGCGCGGCGAGAAGCAGGCCAAGCGCATGTCGAGCTGGCTCGACCGCCAGCTGCCCGAGGGCACGCGCGTCATCAGCAGCCCGGCGCGGCGCTGCGAGCAGACCGTGATGGCGCTGGAGCGACGCTACAAGCTGCGCGAGGAACTCGCGCCGGACACCACGCCGCAGGCGCTGCTCGCGGCGGCCGGCTGGCCCAATGGCAAGTCCGTGGTGCTGGTGGTGGGCCACCAGCCCTCGCTCGGCCAGGCGATCTCGCAACTCCTGGGCTGGCAGCACGAGAGCTGCCCGGTGCGCAAGGGCTCGGTGTGGTGGATCCGCACCCGGGAGCGCGATGGCGACGTGCAGACCGTGGTCGTCACGGTCCAGACGCCGGAACTGCTCTGACGCCGGCGTTCGCGCCGGCGCGGCGGCAACGGCGCCCGCTCCGGCTCAGCTGACGTCGAAGTCGACGCGCCAGCCGGTCTTCTGCCAGGCCAGCGTCTCCTCGCGCAGCAGGTGCGCCGATTGCGGATAGGCGTCGATCCACCGGCTTCGGCAGCGCAGCGCGAACCCCCGGCCGTTGCGCGCGACCTGCAGTGCCGCCGGATCGGGGTCGCGCCGGGCATGGCACAGGATCACCGCCAGGCGCAGCGTCAGGACCTGCGTCACGAAGGTCTCGTCGTCCAGCGCGGCCTCGAGCTTGCGCAGCTTGCCGCGATGCCCGAGGACCAGCTGGCTGAGCTGGTGCAGGTCGTTGGTCGCGAAGCCCGGCGCGTCGGCGTGATCGAGCACGTAGGCGCCGTGCTTGTGGTATTCGCTGTGGGAGATCTGCGCGCCGATCTCGTGGAGCTGTGCCGCCCAGCCCAGGGCGCGCAGCGCGCGGCCCGCGCGGCTGGTGGCGCTGCTGCTCCGGGCGTCGGGCTCGAGCTGCAGGTAGAGCGCGGTGGCGGTCTCCGACACGCGCCGGGCCTGCGCCGGATCGACCGAGAAGCGCGCGGCCAGGCGCGCGACGGTCGCGCCGCACAGGTCGGTGGTGCCGTCGTTGCGGTCCTGGAGTTCGTACAGCACGCCGTGGCGCAGCGCGCCCTGGGCGACCTGCATCTGCCGGATGTCGAGCAGGTCGAACACCGCGCGCAGCACGCTCAGGCCGCCACCGATGACGGCCTTGCGGTCCTCGCGCATGCCCTCCATGCGCAGGCGCTCGGCGCTGCCGGCCTTCAGCAGGCGGTCGAGCAGCCAGTCGAGCCCCTCGCGCGTGACCACGCCGGCCGGCGCGCCGGAGGCCGCGAGCACGTCGCCCACCGCGCCGATGGTGCCGGAGGCGCCGTAGGCGACGTCCCAGCGGTCGGGCGCGTGGCTGGCCAGCGCCTCGTCGAGGACGGCCTTGGCGGCGATCTCGGCAGTCCGGAAGGCCGAGGCGGTGAACTGGCCCTGCGGGAAGTGCTTCATCGACCAGGCGACGCTGCCCACGCGGTAGGACTCCATCACCTCGGCCTCCAGCGCGTGGCCGATGATCATTTCGGTGGAGCGCCCGCCGATGTCCACCACCAGCCGGCGCTCGCGTCCGGAAGCCTCGGTCTGCGGCAGCATGTGCGCCACGCCCTGGTAGATCAGGCGGGCTTCCTCGCGCCCCGGGATGACGTCGATGCCGAAGCCCAGCACGGTGCGCGCGCGCAACAGGAACTCGTCGCGGTTGCGCGCCTCGCGCAGCGTCTGGGTGGCCACGGCGCGGACCTGGGCGCGCTGGAAGCCGGCCAGGCGTTCGCCGAAGCGCGCCAGCGTGTCCCAGCCGCGCTGCATGGCCTCGGGCGTGAGGTTGCGGTTGGCGTCGAGGCCGTTGCCCAGGCGCACGGTCTCCTTGAGGTACTCGGTGCGCCGGATCTGGTCGTGATCGACCTGGCCGATCTCGAGGCGGAAGCTGTTGGAGCCTAGGTCGATCGCCGCGAGGAGGGAGCCGTTTTGCATGGATGGGAACGAGGAGAGGGGCGGGGGGAGGCGACGCGGCGGGTGGGGCGGCGCCCCGGTCCGTGGGAACCCGATGAGAACCTTCGATGGTATCGCTCGCGGCCCCCGGCGGAAATGACAGTTGCGTGACGCCGTCATCCGGAATCGGGACGCCACAGGTGGCGTTTCCCTCTGGAGAGGCCTGTCACGAAGGCGTCACAGAAGCTTTTTAAAGTCCGCCCGCAACACCATGACCCCGATCCGGGGAATCGGTAGAACCCCTCAAAGGAAGCCTCATGACAACGACTTTCCGCTTCGCCGCCGCCAGCCTCTTCGCGGCCGCCGCCACCTTCTCCCACCTCGCCGCCGCGCAGGACATCACCGGCGCGGGCGCCAGCTTCCCGGCGCCGCTCTATGCCAAGTGGGCCTCCGACTACAACAAGGCCACGGGCGTCAAGATCAACTACCAGTCGGTCGGTTCGGGCGCCGGCCTGAAGCAGATCGATGCCAAGACGGTCGATTTCGGCGCCTCCGACGCGCCGCTCAAGGACGATGAACTCCAGGCCAAGGGCCTGATGCAGTTCCCGACGGTGGTCGGCGGCGTCGTGCCGGTGGTCAACATCCAGGGCATCAAGCCCGGCGAACTCAAGCTCAACGGCCAGGTGCTCGGCGACATCTACCTCGGCAAGATCACCAAGTGGAACGACCCGGCGATCAAGGCGCTCAACGGTTCGCTGGCCCTGCCCGACGCCACCATCGCGCCGGTGCGCCGCGCCGATGGTTCGGGCACCAGCTTCGCCTTCACCAACTACCTGAGCCAGGTCAATCCGGAGTGGAAGGCCAAGGTCGGCGAAGGCACGGCGGTGAACTGGCCCACCGGCGCGGGCGGCAAGGGCAACGAGGGCGTCGCCGCCTTCGTGGGCCGCCTGCCCAACTCGATCGGCTATGTCGAGTACGCCTACGTCAAGCAGAACAAGATGACCTACGCCCAGCTGCAGAACGCCTCGGGCGGCTTCGTCTCGCCCGACGACGAGACCTTCAAGGCCGCCGCCGCCGGCGCCGACTGGGACAAGAGCTTCTATCAGATCCTCAACAACAAGCCCGGCAAGGACGCCTGGCCGATCACCACCGGCACGTTCATCCTGGTGCACAAGGTGCAGGACAAGCCGGCCAACGCCGCCGCCGTGCTGAAGTTCTTCGACTGGGCCTACAAGGGCGGCGACAAGACCGCCGCCGACCTCGACTACGTGCCGATGCCCGACAGCGTGAAGGCCATCATCGCCAAGGCCTGGACCGACAACGTCAAGGATGCGTCGGGCAAGCCCGTCGCCTTCAAGTAAAGCGCCCCCGCCGACGCGCATGAACGGTCCCAAGCCCCCCGGCGCGTCGAATCCGTCACTTCCGGAGCGATCCTTGTCATCCACCTTCCCCGCCCAAGGCGCCCCGCTCGACCTCGCGGTCGAACGCCCGCGCGCGTCCGTCAATCCGCCGCCGGCCCGGCGCCCGCGCACCGGCGCCGCCACCGACCGCCTGTTCGGGCTGGCCGCCAAGGGCGCGGCGCTGCTGACGCTGGCGCTGCTGTTCGGCATCCTGCTGTCGCTGGTCGCCGGCGCCTGGCCGGCGATCGCCAAGTACGGCCTTGGCTTCCTGACCAGCACGGTCTGGGACCCGGTGCAGGAGGAGTACGGCGGGCTGGTGATGATCTACGGCACGCTCGCGACGTCGTTCATCGCGCTGGTGATCGCGGTGCCGGTGAGCTTCGGCATCGCGCTGTTCCTCACGGAGATGTCGCCCTCCTGGCTCAAGCGTCCGCTGGGCACCGCCATCGAGCTGCTCGCGGCCGTGCCGTCGATCGTCTACGGCATGTGGGGCCTGCTGGTGTTCGGGCCGATCCTCTCGACCTACGTGCAGCAGCCGCTGCAGAGCCTGTTCGCCGGCGTGCCCTACCTGGGCGCGCTGGTGTCCGGGCCACCGGTGGGCATCGGCATCCTGTCGGCCGGCATCATCCTGGCCATCATGATCATCCCGTTCATCGCCTCGGTGATGCGCGACGTCTTCGAGGTCACGCCGCCGCTGCTCAAGGAGTCCGCCTACGGGCTGGGCTCCACCACCTGGGAGGTCGTCTCCAAGGTCGTTCTGCCCTACACCAAGGCCGGCGTCATCGGCGGCATCATGCTCGGCCTGGGCCGGGCGCTGGGCGAGACCATGGCCGTGACCTTCGTGATCGGCAACATGAACCAGCTCAACTCGCTGTCGGTCTTCGAGGCCGCCAACAGCATCACGTCGGCCCTGGCCAACGAGTTCGCCGAAGCCGGCGCCGGCCTGCACCAGGCCGCGCTGATGTACCTGGGCCTGGTGCTGTTCTTCATCACCTTCGTCGTGCTGACGCTGTCGAAGGTGCTGCTGCAGCGCATGAAGAAGAGCGAAGGAACGAAATCGTGAGCACCGCCGAAAAACTCCTGAGCGCGCGAGCGCTCGACGAGACGCGCGCGGCGCGCTTCGCCAGCCGCAAGCGCGTCAACCTCGTGGCGCTGACCCTGTCGCTCATGGCGATGGCCTTCGGCGTCTTCTGGCTGATGTGGATCCTGTGGGAGACGCTTCGCCTGGGCATCGGCGGGATCGTGCTGGCCACCTTCACCGAGATGACCCCGCCGCCCAACGAGCCCGGCGGCATCGCCAACGCGATCTTCGGCTCGCTGGTGATGGTCGGCCTGGCGACCTTCGTGGGCACGCCCATCGGCATCATGGCCGGCATCTACCTGGCCGAGTACGACCCCAAGGGCTGGCTCTCCTCGCTCACGCGCTTCGTCAACGACATCCTGCTGTCGGCGCCCTCGATCGTGATCGGCCTGTTCGTCTATGCCGTCGTGGTCGCCTACTTCAAGACCTTCTCGGGCCTGGCCGGCGCGCTGGCCCTGGCGCTGATCGTCATTCCGGTGGTGATCCGCACGACCGAGAACATGCTGCAGCTGGTGCCCCCGGGCCTGCGCGAGGCGGCCTACGCCCTGGGCACGCCGAAGTGGAAGGTCATCATCAGCATCACGCTGCGCGCCGCGCGCGCCGGCGTCGTGACCGGCATCCTGCTGGCCGTCGCCCGCATCGCCGGGGAGACCGCGCCGCTGCTGTTCACCGCCCTGAACAACCAGTTCTGGAC harbors:
- the pstC gene encoding phosphate ABC transporter permease subunit PstC, whose translation is MNGPKPPGASNPSLPERSLSSTFPAQGAPLDLAVERPRASVNPPPARRPRTGAATDRLFGLAAKGAALLTLALLFGILLSLVAGAWPAIAKYGLGFLTSTVWDPVQEEYGGLVMIYGTLATSFIALVIAVPVSFGIALFLTEMSPSWLKRPLGTAIELLAAVPSIVYGMWGLLVFGPILSTYVQQPLQSLFAGVPYLGALVSGPPVGIGILSAGIILAIMIIPFIASVMRDVFEVTPPLLKESAYGLGSTTWEVVSKVVLPYTKAGVIGGIMLGLGRALGETMAVTFVIGNMNQLNSLSVFEAANSITSALANEFAEAGAGLHQAALMYLGLVLFFITFVVLTLSKVLLQRMKKSEGTKS
- a CDS encoding histidine phosphatase family protein, which translates into the protein MDLIFWRHAEAEDWTDGCDDLQRVLTPRGEKQAKRMSSWLDRQLPEGTRVISSPARRCEQTVMALERRYKLREELAPDTTPQALLAAAGWPNGKSVVLVVGHQPSLGQAISQLLGWQHESCPVRKGSVWWIRTRERDGDVQTVVVTVQTPELL
- a CDS encoding Ppx/GppA family phosphatase translates to MQNGSLLAAIDLGSNSFRLEIGQVDHDQIRRTEYLKETVRLGNGLDANRNLTPEAMQRGWDTLARFGERLAGFQRAQVRAVATQTLREARNRDEFLLRARTVLGFGIDVIPGREEARLIYQGVAHMLPQTEASGRERRLVVDIGGRSTEMIIGHALEAEVMESYRVGSVAWSMKHFPQGQFTASAFRTAEIAAKAVLDEALASHAPDRWDVAYGASGTIGAVGDVLAASGAPAGVVTREGLDWLLDRLLKAGSAERLRMEGMREDRKAVIGGGLSVLRAVFDLLDIRQMQVAQGALRHGVLYELQDRNDGTTDLCGATVARLAARFSVDPAQARRVSETATALYLQLEPDARSSSATSRAGRALRALGWAAQLHEIGAQISHSEYHKHGAYVLDHADAPGFATNDLHQLSQLVLGHRGKLRKLEAALDDETFVTQVLTLRLAVILCHARRDPDPAALQVARNGRGFALRCRSRWIDAYPQSAHLLREETLAWQKTGWRVDFDVS
- a CDS encoding GNAT family N-acetyltransferase, whose amino-acid sequence is MPELPNPLFPISQLGIRPSLWRAPPAARVAPIVPVPTPGVAAIPVTDPGATPRAAGGATGLNVSWARHLDDVRAAQRLRHQVFAGEMGARLSTTLPGHDIDLFDDFCEHLLVRHEATGEVIGTYRVLTPAQARRIGSTYSDTEFDLTRLREVRERMVELGRSCVHRDHRQGGVILALWGALAGFMHRNRLDVMIGCASIPMSHNGVNCGDAAASIWRQLSAGHMAPVRYHVQPRLALPVDRLDGTLDVEPPALIKGYLRLGAKVLGAPAWDPDFNTADLPMLMRIGDLPPRYRRHFLGH
- the ppk1 gene encoding polyphosphate kinase 1 produces the protein MQPPAVPIPAEISVPPATTAPAPATAVPKLVLLDRDHSILAFNRRVLDWARRPEVPLIERLRYLCIVSSNLDEFFEVRAAAHLIAATTGQAPGGASLDAFERLATTAHATVAEQYALYNDALMPAFAEHGVHIISHGERNPTQRKWVQEYFEREVRPLLIPVGLDPSHPFPQVANKSLNFIVRLSGKDAFGRENPIAILKVPRVLPRVIRMPAKVSGGRTLFVALSSIVRAHLSSMFPGREVGDFSQFRVTRNSDLSVDEEDVKNLRTALRQGLEHRHFGQAVRLEVSASCAESLASFLLAQFNLPERALYRVHGPVNLARLTQLIDLLGEPAFKALRFVPYKASYPVTLSPGQSSFDRLLRGDVLIHQPFESFDGVLAFLREAVQDPQVLAIKQTIYRTGADSEMMELLREAVRRGKEVMAVVELKARFDEEANINWAEMLESIGAQVVYGVVGLKTHAKMLLVTRREGKQLRRYGHLSTGNYNPRTAALYTDISHLTADPLLTADMDAVFVHLAGQSRLPKLNRMWVAPFDLHRNLVTQIDAIGAAAERGEPTRIVAKMNALTDDLLVAALVRAGQKGVRIDLVVRGACTLPAQLPGLTDNIRVRSVIGRFLEHSRVFYFRNGADESLYLSSADWMNRNMMRRIELAWPVTDPVLRQRIIDECLVAYLHDGRDAWDLGADGVYRRVDGDTHPLEEGASRRIEAHGAQRALMDRYGARNGDRAT
- the pstA gene encoding phosphate ABC transporter permease PstA, producing MSTAEKLLSARALDETRAARFASRKRVNLVALTLSLMAMAFGVFWLMWILWETLRLGIGGIVLATFTEMTPPPNEPGGIANAIFGSLVMVGLATFVGTPIGIMAGIYLAEYDPKGWLSSLTRFVNDILLSAPSIVIGLFVYAVVVAYFKTFSGLAGALALALIVIPVVIRTTENMLQLVPPGLREAAYALGTPKWKVIISITLRAARAGVVTGILLAVARIAGETAPLLFTALNNQFWTSDVSQPMASLPVTIFKFAMSPYENWQQLAWAGVFLITVAVLGLNILARVLTRSKH
- the pstS gene encoding phosphate ABC transporter substrate-binding protein PstS; the protein is MTTTFRFAAASLFAAAATFSHLAAAQDITGAGASFPAPLYAKWASDYNKATGVKINYQSVGSGAGLKQIDAKTVDFGASDAPLKDDELQAKGLMQFPTVVGGVVPVVNIQGIKPGELKLNGQVLGDIYLGKITKWNDPAIKALNGSLALPDATIAPVRRADGSGTSFAFTNYLSQVNPEWKAKVGEGTAVNWPTGAGGKGNEGVAAFVGRLPNSIGYVEYAYVKQNKMTYAQLQNASGGFVSPDDETFKAAAAGADWDKSFYQILNNKPGKDAWPITTGTFILVHKVQDKPANAAAVLKFFDWAYKGGDKTAADLDYVPMPDSVKAIIAKAWTDNVKDASGKPVAFK